From the genome of Muricauda sp. SCSIO 64092, one region includes:
- a CDS encoding OmpH family outer membrane protein, translating to MNKLTLPIAILALLASAATFFYSQPNEQLVYVDINKLVEGYARTKVERAAFEKKAGTLKANVDSLVVNWQDELKTYEKERSSMSKKELELKQELLQNKQQQINNYQQAIQKQIQEEDQKMTQTVINDINDYVRDYGKKKGYRIIFGAGGSGNIMYAEDTSDLTQTVLDGLNAQYQGK from the coding sequence ATGAACAAACTCACACTCCCTATCGCTATTCTGGCATTATTGGCCAGCGCAGCCACATTTTTTTATTCCCAACCCAACGAGCAGTTGGTGTATGTGGACATTAACAAATTGGTGGAAGGCTATGCGCGTACCAAGGTAGAAAGGGCGGCTTTTGAGAAAAAGGCCGGTACGCTCAAGGCCAATGTGGACAGTCTGGTGGTCAATTGGCAGGACGAATTAAAAACGTACGAAAAAGAGCGTTCCTCCATGTCAAAAAAAGAATTGGAACTAAAACAGGAGTTGTTGCAAAACAAACAGCAGCAAATCAACAATTACCAGCAGGCCATTCAAAAACAGATACAGGAAGAAGACCAAAAAATGACACAGACCGTCATTAACGATATCAATGACTATGTCAGGGATTACGGAAAGAAAAAGGGCTATCGCATCATTTTTGGGGCAGGTGGCAGCGGAAACATCATGTATGCCGAAGATACCTCGGATCTGACCCAGACCGTTTTGGATGGACTCAACGCTCAATACCAGGGAAAATAA
- a CDS encoding BrxA/BrxB family bacilliredoxin, with product MYPEELVKPMRQDLAVAGFQELYSSEAVEEALKQDGTTLVVVNSVCGCAAANARPAAKLSLQNSKTPSHLVTVFAGVDTEAVNTARAHMVPFPPSSPSMALFKDGELVHMIERHHIEGRPAEVIAENLMEAYNEHC from the coding sequence ATGTATCCAGAGGAATTAGTAAAACCAATGCGACAGGATTTGGCCGTTGCCGGTTTTCAAGAATTATATAGCAGTGAAGCCGTGGAAGAGGCTTTGAAACAAGATGGCACCACCTTGGTGGTGGTAAACTCCGTTTGTGGCTGTGCCGCGGCCAATGCCAGACCGGCGGCCAAATTGAGCCTTCAAAACAGCAAGACCCCAAGCCATTTGGTAACGGTATTTGCAGGGGTGGACACCGAGGCGGTCAATACCGCAAGGGCACATATGGTTCCCTTTCCTCCATCATCGCCAAGTATGGCCCTATTTAAGGATGGGGAGTTGGTACACATGATCGAACGCCACCATATTGAAGGTCGTCCTGCGGAAGTAATCGCGGAAAACCTAATGGAGGCCTATAACGAGCACTGTTAG
- a CDS encoding deoxycytidylate deaminase translates to MKDSKQEKYDRAYLRMALEWGKLSYCKRKQVGAIIVKDRMIISDGYNGTPTGFENYCEDDEGYTKWYVLHAEANAILKVASSTQSCEGATLYITLSPCRECSKLIHQAGIKRVVYKTAYKDDSGLKFLERAGVELLHLPIIEELAQ, encoded by the coding sequence ATGAAGGACAGTAAACAGGAAAAGTACGACCGTGCATACCTGCGTATGGCCCTGGAATGGGGGAAGCTATCCTATTGCAAGCGTAAACAGGTTGGGGCAATTATTGTTAAGGACCGAATGATCATTTCGGATGGGTACAATGGTACGCCCACAGGCTTTGAAAACTATTGTGAGGACGACGAAGGATATACCAAGTGGTATGTTTTGCATGCCGAAGCGAATGCGATTTTAAAGGTGGCCTCATCCACACAGTCCTGTGAAGGGGCCACGTTGTATATTACCTTGTCACCATGCAGGGAATGTAGTAAACTAATTCATCAAGCAGGAATAAAACGAGTGGTATACAAAACGGCTTATAAAGATGATTCGGGGCTAAAATTTTTGGAAAGGGCAGGCGTGGAGTTATTGCATTTGCCCATTATTGAAGAACTGGCCCAATAA
- a CDS encoding interleukin-like EMT inducer domain-containing protein — MKNMIVLLLVMWVFELNAQTSIYIKGTGRNHNASRVVKMGSNYLVNGSGRGLCLTIIDASTHQHVSSIAYDTYGNSSASNNLASALNNLKRSQIGILTSYDAWENSVTSSLQDAARRLGLYKLGGG; from the coding sequence ATGAAAAACATGATTGTCCTATTACTTGTAATGTGGGTATTTGAACTCAATGCCCAGACAAGCATTTATATTAAAGGAACAGGAAGGAATCATAACGCTTCAAGAGTAGTGAAAATGGGAAGTAACTATTTGGTGAACGGTTCAGGAAGAGGACTTTGCCTTACCATAATCGATGCTTCAACACACCAGCATGTTTCATCCATAGCTTATGATACTTATGGTAACTCTTCTGCCTCAAATAATCTGGCCTCGGCATTGAACAATCTGAAACGGTCACAAATAGGGATATTGACCTCGTATGACGCTTGGGAAAACAGCGTGACCAGTTCTTTACAGGATGCAGCACGAAGACTGGGACTATACAAACTTGGTGGGGGCTGA
- a CDS encoding RHS repeat domain-containing protein has translation MQQIKKTKPKHRIIAVFLTLNFLATLLPANLLFANTSGPKAPEASSFEPVDATDMVNLVTGDFSYVLPLLNVPSPEGGYPLALSYHAGIGLDQEASWVGLGWNLNPGAINRSVSGVPDDWYTTKKYTMMYNNLGVSKSISLGISTYGQGLSFATSLNYSSFKATGGEFTHNFGISASVGLFDANTSKDKGFSPSIGGYLGSNGVGLSSGISFLEDISYRANIGLFQSFKGDGFSANSYVGTSGLGIRTDLSSKRNLSSSILLGNSTISSSSNLTTSIHSDASGFAFKFPLPPLGIPATLDFSFYKKNYWAFDASYSTHNGVLYAGKMDELFNSVIDYSLTGNDSYELSYESNSGQQVSQTNFSYLSYDKYDVNAQGIGGTISPKILEEGTLLMPRNTFRTKTSSSGRYHTPSGAAWYLKPSQTVRNFSKSVDQGNLHFYFDNEYSSYLKIQSGDWWAPSSTTDYSDVTEFFTIGKTFEDESTINGLTYDSYKEDNGRLRKGRFIETFTNLEIKDSPHAIIKPIATGFNRNASWIPEKGIGAFRITALDGKTYHYSLPVYQKEQFSRASNVEDNSEEKFIEQQQFAPYATHWLLTAVTGQDYVDNNGNGQVDENDYGYWVAFEYGKWSDGFAWKTPFEGYESNGVTNSYSWGVKEIFYLDKVKTRTHTALFIKEIRDDSKSYYTNASPSTNHYHIPFERGVIVGDDGNYYFQGPHLDITYGGINGTNFWNYWSESDYWTYTELAQQNSLRLQKIILLKNEDANGITKNSASDPNPLFAGRLFSEAEIEILGLTGRITSKREYISDDHTWYGQFYGNILNTSDIQPSLISNTIKTIYFNYDETYPLARESSGSKGKLTLNSVRFIGKQGVQVIPPYTFDYHSKTTPYIKDDMDNWGYFKDYAMNWSLNKIITPLGSTIDVEYENDRYSNEYAKPTTFFDSGLQFKFTGTPSGPKTLLFRNNPEIDEKYQINFRDYFITDEYTEIDVQYVQNTSNNGDSDWRADFAVLCKVDRVVDNEVVFELPQTSTAPRERLNETCYEKDWVYFDNEYGHVRDETVNWFAELNENSCERPKSGNRKARYKIFAQKEPLNTSIGGGIRVKEVALRAPNSPVTKTVYNYIDSETGFESGVTSYAPSKKDRVIPYRQELPSPMVIYEHVSVEERDAENKLHSKRLYHFNTPKTIQESTNGAIVENAFEIVSLQDDMYSNIPVNNEDSDMGFSRFKVLDYSSGIGRLISQTTQNSENQILQKTVNSYLPANHDYDQGILQETFNSYKRINNNPLKKTYLMTSSTKVKVPNVLIQSDVFFNGISKREVRENFDFLTGQVTQTSRLLSDGNLLKTKIIPAYTNYPRMGSKVELLSNSNMLSQEAMVITDLQKDGQWNTIASNIHTWKPEEYQFTTLIGEWPNEISFVKFKNIWRKHKTFTWDGSVDSDGFFTNYTGIDDGFDWSTPDAVQPSQWKQLSEITRYNDFSVPLEVMDINQNHASTKMGYGNTKTLAVCNAGYEESFYSGAEDDDGQGNYGGNIGKGSAQNTTDAHTGYNALLIAAGQDAFNVRVTHNGPNDKKFRISLWAKKGTHQNTKVGIGPTELDHVSSEEVHAGDWVQLNYYANIPSSTDVVVTANGGTTIVDDFRLYPVSSSMISYVYNEWDELTHIIGNNGLATKYEYDVNGRLIKTYTEVADFNGVGSGGFRKASENRYSYKYN, from the coding sequence ATGCAACAAATAAAAAAAACTAAACCAAAACACCGGATAATAGCGGTGTTCCTAACACTGAACTTTTTGGCAACGCTTTTGCCAGCCAATCTACTTTTTGCCAATACCAGTGGGCCTAAAGCCCCTGAAGCGTCCAGTTTTGAACCTGTGGATGCCACGGATATGGTAAATCTGGTCACAGGGGATTTTAGCTATGTGCTACCACTGCTTAATGTACCATCTCCTGAGGGAGGCTACCCCTTGGCCTTGTCCTACCATGCTGGAATAGGCTTAGATCAGGAAGCTTCTTGGGTGGGTCTGGGGTGGAACCTGAATCCAGGGGCAATTAACCGAAGCGTTTCCGGGGTTCCAGATGACTGGTATACTACTAAGAAGTATACCATGATGTACAATAATCTTGGAGTTTCAAAAAGTATATCGCTAGGTATTTCTACTTACGGCCAAGGACTTAGTTTTGCTACCTCTCTGAACTACAGCTCATTTAAAGCAACTGGAGGTGAATTTACCCACAATTTTGGAATAAGTGCCTCAGTAGGTTTATTTGATGCAAATACTTCAAAGGATAAAGGATTTTCTCCATCCATTGGGGGATATTTAGGAAGTAATGGGGTAGGCTTAAGCTCAGGCATAAGCTTCTTGGAAGATATTTCTTATCGAGCAAACATAGGTTTGTTTCAAAGTTTTAAAGGTGATGGCTTTAGTGCCAATTCCTATGTTGGCACATCAGGATTGGGAATTAGAACGGACTTAAGTTCTAAGCGTAATCTTTCATCATCAATACTACTTGGTAATTCAACTATCTCTTCTTCTAGTAATCTCACTACTTCCATACATTCTGATGCTTCAGGTTTTGCATTTAAATTCCCGCTTCCACCTCTTGGAATTCCTGCCACATTGGACTTTTCTTTTTACAAAAAAAATTATTGGGCTTTTGATGCAAGCTATTCCACTCATAATGGGGTATTGTATGCTGGTAAAATGGACGAATTGTTTAATAGTGTAATTGACTATTCCCTTACGGGAAACGATTCCTATGAACTCTCATATGAGTCCAATTCCGGTCAACAGGTAAGTCAAACCAATTTTTCATATTTATCATATGACAAATATGATGTCAACGCTCAAGGTATTGGAGGCACTATTTCTCCTAAAATTCTAGAAGAAGGAACACTGTTAATGCCCCGCAATACCTTTAGAACAAAAACAAGTTCAAGCGGTAGATATCACACTCCAAGTGGTGCTGCTTGGTATTTAAAACCCAGTCAAACCGTTAGAAACTTTTCCAAAAGTGTAGACCAAGGGAATTTACATTTCTATTTTGATAATGAATATTCTTCATATCTAAAAATACAATCGGGAGATTGGTGGGCTCCATCCAGCACAACCGATTATTCGGATGTTACTGAGTTTTTTACAATTGGAAAAACCTTTGAAGACGAAAGCACAATAAATGGATTGACTTACGATTCGTATAAAGAAGACAATGGGAGGTTAAGAAAAGGCCGATTTATAGAAACCTTTACAAATTTAGAGATAAAAGATTCTCCGCATGCCATAATTAAACCTATTGCCACAGGTTTTAATAGAAATGCTTCATGGATTCCTGAAAAGGGAATAGGAGCCTTTCGCATTACAGCACTTGATGGAAAGACCTACCATTATTCTTTACCTGTTTATCAAAAAGAACAGTTCAGTAGAGCATCCAACGTTGAAGATAATAGTGAAGAGAAATTTATAGAACAACAACAGTTTGCACCATATGCAACCCATTGGTTGTTAACTGCCGTTACGGGACAGGACTATGTGGACAATAATGGAAATGGTCAAGTGGACGAAAATGATTATGGTTATTGGGTAGCTTTCGAATATGGGAAGTGGAGTGATGGTTTCGCTTGGAAAACCCCATTTGAAGGTTATGAATCCAATGGAGTTACCAATTCGTATTCCTGGGGAGTCAAGGAAATCTTTTATTTGGATAAAGTAAAGACCAGGACCCATACCGCACTATTTATAAAAGAAATCAGGGATGATAGTAAGAGTTATTATACTAACGCAAGCCCTTCTACAAATCATTACCATATACCTTTTGAGCGTGGCGTCATAGTTGGAGATGATGGTAATTATTATTTCCAAGGCCCCCATTTGGACATTACCTACGGAGGAATAAATGGAACAAACTTTTGGAATTATTGGTCAGAATCTGATTATTGGACCTACACGGAATTAGCGCAACAAAATTCGCTGAGGCTTCAAAAAATAATCCTGTTAAAAAACGAAGATGCAAATGGTATAACAAAAAATAGTGCGAGTGACCCAAACCCTTTATTTGCTGGGAGATTGTTTTCAGAGGCTGAAATTGAAATTTTAGGGTTAACAGGAAGGATCACTTCCAAAAGGGAATATATTTCAGATGACCATACATGGTACGGGCAGTTCTACGGTAATATTTTGAACACTAGTGATATTCAACCTTCCTTGATTTCAAATACAATTAAGACCATCTATTTCAATTATGATGAAACGTATCCCTTGGCCAGGGAATCTTCAGGAAGTAAAGGAAAACTTACATTAAACTCCGTCAGATTTATTGGAAAACAGGGAGTGCAGGTCATACCACCCTATACTTTTGATTACCATTCCAAAACTACCCCTTACATAAAAGATGATATGGACAACTGGGGATATTTCAAAGATTATGCTATGAATTGGAGTTTGAACAAGATTATTACTCCATTGGGCAGTACCATAGATGTTGAATACGAGAATGATAGGTATTCAAATGAGTATGCAAAACCAACTACTTTTTTTGACAGTGGTTTACAGTTCAAATTTACTGGTACTCCCAGTGGTCCAAAAACGCTGTTGTTTAGGAATAACCCAGAAATAGATGAAAAGTACCAAATCAATTTTCGGGACTATTTCATTACAGACGAGTATACGGAAATAGATGTGCAATATGTACAGAATACCAGTAATAACGGAGATAGTGACTGGAGAGCGGATTTTGCGGTATTGTGTAAGGTAGATAGGGTTGTGGATAATGAAGTTGTTTTTGAATTACCCCAGACTTCAACTGCCCCGAGGGAGCGACTGAATGAGACATGCTATGAAAAAGATTGGGTGTATTTTGATAATGAATATGGCCATGTAAGAGATGAGACTGTCAATTGGTTTGCAGAGTTAAATGAAAATTCATGTGAACGACCTAAATCCGGAAATAGAAAAGCTAGGTACAAAATTTTTGCCCAAAAAGAACCTTTAAATACTTCAATAGGAGGTGGTATAAGGGTAAAGGAAGTTGCACTGCGCGCGCCTAATTCTCCGGTCACAAAAACAGTGTACAATTATATAGATTCCGAAACAGGTTTCGAATCAGGAGTTACATCTTATGCTCCTAGCAAAAAGGATAGGGTAATCCCCTATAGGCAAGAATTGCCTAGCCCTATGGTGATATATGAACATGTCAGTGTGGAGGAAAGGGATGCCGAAAATAAGCTTCATTCCAAAAGATTATATCATTTCAATACGCCAAAAACCATACAGGAAAGTACCAATGGTGCAATTGTTGAAAACGCTTTTGAAATAGTTAGTTTACAAGACGATATGTATTCTAACATTCCTGTAAATAATGAAGATTCAGATATGGGATTTTCAAGATTTAAGGTACTGGATTATTCTTCTGGTATCGGTAGATTAATCAGTCAAACTACTCAAAATTCTGAAAATCAGATTTTACAAAAGACGGTTAATTCTTACTTGCCGGCTAACCATGATTATGATCAAGGAATATTACAGGAAACATTTAATTCTTATAAGCGAATCAACAATAATCCACTTAAGAAAACTTATTTGATGACATCATCAACTAAAGTCAAGGTGCCCAATGTCCTTATCCAAAGCGATGTTTTTTTCAATGGAATTTCGAAGCGTGAGGTAAGGGAAAACTTCGATTTTTTGACCGGACAGGTAACCCAGACTTCAAGGTTACTCAGTGATGGAAATCTTCTTAAAACAAAAATAATTCCAGCTTACACCAACTATCCTCGAATGGGTAGTAAGGTAGAACTTCTCTCCAATAGCAATATGCTATCCCAAGAAGCAATGGTCATAACAGATTTACAAAAAGATGGGCAGTGGAATACCATAGCATCAAACATCCATACTTGGAAGCCAGAGGAATACCAGTTTACCACACTTATTGGGGAGTGGCCAAATGAAATTTCATTTGTGAAATTCAAAAATATATGGCGCAAGCACAAAACCTTTACTTGGGACGGTTCTGTCGATTCAGATGGTTTTTTCACCAATTATACGGGAATTGATGACGGTTTTGATTGGTCGACCCCGGATGCCGTACAGCCATCGCAATGGAAACAACTTTCTGAAATCACCCGCTACAATGACTTTTCGGTGCCTTTGGAAGTAATGGACATCAACCAAAACCATGCCTCCACAAAAATGGGGTATGGCAATACAAAGACACTGGCGGTCTGCAATGCAGGATATGAAGAGAGTTTCTATTCCGGGGCGGAGGATGATGACGGCCAGGGCAATTATGGAGGCAATATTGGCAAAGGATCGGCCCAGAACACTACGGATGCCCATACTGGGTACAACGCGCTCTTGATTGCTGCGGGACAGGATGCCTTTAACGTAAGGGTTACCCATAACGGTCCCAACGACAAGAAGTTCAGGATTTCCCTTTGGGCAAAAAAGGGAACCCACCAAAACACAAAGGTGGGCATAGGACCAACTGAATTGGATCATGTCAGTTCCGAGGAAGTCCATGCCGGTGATTGGGTACAATTGAATTATTATGCGAACATCCCCAGTAGCACTGATGTGGTTGTAACGGCCAATGGCGGTACGACCATTGTGGATGATTTCCGGTTGTACCCCGTTTCATCGTCCATGATCTCTTATGTCTATAATGAATGGGATGAGCTCACCCATATCATTGGCAATAACGGTCTAGCTACTAAATATGAATATGACGTTAATGGACGATTGATAAAAACTTATACCGAGGTAGCGGATTTTAATGGTGTTGGCTCAGGTGGTTTTAGAAAAGCTAGTGAAAACAGGTATTCTTATAAGTACAACTAA
- a CDS encoding HupE/UreJ family protein: MMNDFWFYIKLGFEHVLDLGAYDHILFLTALAVPFSFKNWKQVVILATIFTVAHCTSLALSAYDVLKVDVGLIEFLIPVTIALTALFNIYRILKNEGNTGIYFIGLATAFFGLIHGFGFSNYFNMLMAEEEQKLTPLLGFATGIEFSQVAIIMIVLLLAFVAQDVLRLKRNYFILAVSILIVLVTIPMLMDTFPF, encoded by the coding sequence ATGATGAACGATTTCTGGTTTTACATCAAATTGGGATTTGAACATGTGTTGGACTTGGGCGCTTATGACCATATCCTTTTTTTAACGGCATTGGCAGTCCCTTTTTCCTTTAAGAATTGGAAACAAGTGGTGATATTGGCAACGATTTTTACCGTGGCCCATTGCACTTCCCTGGCACTTTCTGCCTACGATGTGCTCAAAGTGGACGTGGGATTGATCGAGTTTTTGATCCCGGTCACCATTGCACTCACGGCCTTGTTCAATATATACCGTATCCTTAAGAACGAAGGGAACACGGGAATCTACTTTATAGGCTTGGCTACTGCTTTTTTTGGTTTGATCCATGGTTTTGGCTTTTCAAACTATTTTAACATGCTCATGGCCGAAGAGGAACAAAAACTGACCCCTCTTTTGGGGTTTGCCACGGGGATAGAATTTTCCCAGGTGGCCATCATCATGATCGTGTTGTTATTGGCTTTTGTAGCACAGGATGTATTACGTCTAAAACGGAACTACTTTATCCTCGCCGTCTCCATTTTAATCGTGTTGGTTACAATACCAATGTTGATGGATACGTTTCCTTTTTAA
- a CDS encoding T9SS type A sorting domain-containing protein, with the protein MKQKLLLFTLLSLFLGKSTWARDKYEIQFTYDTAGNQTLRDRVCINCGSSKQEVDTTAVVEVDLAKDISQNTFGEKEIEEGQVMAYPNPVSGVLNVEWVGTEKRVPHILLFSGEGRQLYRRDIRSNQGSLDLNMGNYPVGMFILYIQYPNNPSSCPIFRQPRHFF; encoded by the coding sequence TTGAAACAGAAGTTACTTTTATTCACCTTACTGTCCCTGTTCCTCGGGAAATCTACATGGGCACGGGACAAATACGAAATTCAGTTCACCTATGACACCGCCGGCAACCAGACCTTGAGGGACAGGGTGTGCATCAATTGTGGTAGCTCAAAACAGGAAGTGGACACTACCGCAGTCGTCGAAGTGGATTTGGCAAAGGACATTTCCCAAAATACATTCGGGGAAAAGGAAATCGAGGAAGGCCAGGTTATGGCCTACCCCAACCCGGTTTCCGGTGTCCTGAACGTGGAATGGGTAGGGACGGAGAAAAGGGTCCCCCACATCCTTCTTTTCTCGGGGGAGGGCAGGCAACTCTACCGACGGGATATCAGATCCAATCAGGGTAGTCTCGACCTGAACATGGGCAACTACCCAGTTGGGATGTTCATCCTGTACATCCAATATCCCAACAATCCTTCTTCATGTCCCATTTTTAGACAACCTCGACACTTTTTTTAG
- a CDS encoding S41 family peptidase — MKKKYGYIWPTVLALALAMGIFIGGKLHFNDTPEKLFSTNSKKDKLNRLIDYIDYEYVDDIDTDSIVDITVNNILDKLDPHSVYIPKDQMAAIEESMKGDFVGIGIRFNKFRDTVTVVRTIKDGPSYEKGIQAGDKILMADGDTLFGKRIPNNRLVEKLKGQSGTKVKLKIYRKSENKAFNVTLKRDVVPIRSVDAQFMLTNDVGYLRINRFAESTFKEFKSALFDLEKRGAKKLVLDLRDNPGGYLGIAEKMADEFLEEGKLILFTKNKKGKVDRAYATNRGAFENRPVYVLINERSASASEIIAGALQDNDVGTIVGRRSFGKGLVQREMDLGDGSAVRLTVSRYYTPTGRSIQRPYANGSEDYYQKFLDRYNSGELVSVDSIKVADSLKFITPKGKVVYGGGGIIPDVFVPIGTLDEEKVESLDSSGFFSDFVFRFLELDRSRFYNYPQNEFVEEYRVDDIIFERFIDYLLNRNIKMDFYGNEQKIKTYIKANIAEQLYSPNLASQIRSAHDHMLKKILELNERELEATLEEPLRK; from the coding sequence ATGAAAAAGAAATACGGATATATCTGGCCCACGGTTTTGGCGCTGGCATTGGCCATGGGCATTTTTATTGGAGGGAAATTGCACTTTAACGACACCCCGGAAAAGCTTTTTTCCACCAATTCCAAAAAAGATAAGCTCAACCGGCTTATTGATTATATAGATTATGAATATGTGGATGATATTGATACGGATAGTATTGTGGATATTACCGTAAACAATATTCTGGATAAGTTGGATCCACATTCCGTTTACATTCCCAAAGATCAAATGGCGGCCATTGAGGAAAGTATGAAAGGTGATTTTGTGGGGATCGGCATACGTTTCAATAAGTTTAGGGATACCGTTACCGTAGTGCGGACCATAAAGGATGGGCCCAGCTATGAAAAAGGAATTCAGGCCGGGGATAAGATCTTGATGGCCGATGGGGATACGCTTTTTGGAAAACGCATTCCCAATAACCGACTTGTGGAAAAGCTAAAGGGACAAAGTGGCACCAAGGTCAAATTAAAAATCTATCGCAAGTCGGAAAATAAAGCCTTTAACGTTACCCTAAAAAGGGACGTGGTGCCCATACGAAGCGTGGATGCCCAATTTATGCTTACCAATGATGTGGGTTACCTTAGAATCAATCGATTTGCGGAATCGACTTTTAAGGAATTCAAAAGTGCCCTTTTCGATTTGGAAAAAAGGGGGGCAAAAAAACTGGTATTGGATTTAAGGGACAATCCAGGGGGGTATTTGGGCATTGCCGAAAAAATGGCCGATGAATTCCTGGAAGAGGGAAAGCTCATTCTTTTTACCAAGAACAAAAAAGGGAAAGTGGATAGGGCCTATGCCACCAATCGCGGGGCTTTTGAGAATAGACCCGTGTACGTGTTGATCAATGAGCGTTCCGCCTCTGCAAGTGAAATTATCGCCGGGGCCCTTCAGGACAACGATGTAGGAACCATAGTAGGGCGTAGGTCATTCGGAAAAGGGCTCGTACAGCGCGAAATGGATTTGGGTGACGGTTCCGCCGTTCGTTTGACCGTATCACGATATTATACCCCAACAGGACGTTCCATTCAACGGCCCTATGCCAATGGCAGCGAGGATTATTATCAAAAGTTCCTGGATCGTTACAACAGTGGGGAGTTGGTTTCCGTAGACAGCATCAAAGTTGCCGATTCCCTTAAGTTCATTACGCCAAAAGGGAAAGTGGTCTATGGTGGCGGAGGGATCATTCCGGATGTTTTTGTACCCATAGGCACTCTGGATGAAGAGAAAGTGGAAAGTTTGGATTCCTCAGGGTTTTTCTCTGATTTTGTGTTTCGTTTTTTGGAATTGGACCGTAGCAGGTTCTACAATTACCCGCAAAATGAATTTGTGGAGGAGTACCGAGTGGATGACATTATCTTTGAACGGTTCATTGACTATCTCCTCAATAGAAATATAAAGATGGATTTCTATGGCAATGAGCAAAAAATAAAGACCTATATCAAGGCCAATATCGCAGAACAATTATATTCCCCAAACCTGGCATCACAGATAAGATCGGCCCATGATCATATGCTCAAAAAAATATTGGAATTGAACGAAAGGGAATTGGAGGCCACATTGGAGGAGCCACTTCGGAAATAG
- a CDS encoding TerB family tellurite resistance protein translates to MIKWAAAFIGFFIRGVLGAVIGFFVGSVLDGLYSGKSGGGRSVFEDFTRSSVSPADFELNLLSLCSIVIKADGSVSQRELDYVRQYFLSTYGKEKANAIFRTFNEVIKKREVSAQHICSYLNQRTRYEVRLQLLHFLFGIAQSDGRVSQAELDKLTQLAGFLRIGSYDFSSIKAMFFKEADQAYKILEIEKSVSDEEVKKAYRKMAKKYHPDRVVTQDEAIKKGAEEKFKQVQKAYETIQKERGMN, encoded by the coding sequence ATGATAAAATGGGCAGCCGCCTTCATCGGATTTTTTATTAGGGGTGTCTTAGGCGCGGTTATCGGTTTCTTTGTGGGCAGCGTGCTGGACGGGCTGTATTCCGGAAAATCGGGTGGAGGGCGTTCCGTTTTTGAGGACTTTACCCGCTCCAGCGTATCTCCTGCAGACTTTGAATTGAATCTGCTTTCCCTTTGCTCCATTGTGATCAAGGCCGATGGAAGCGTTAGTCAACGGGAATTGGATTATGTGCGGCAGTATTTCTTGAGCACCTATGGAAAGGAAAAGGCCAACGCAATTTTTAGGACCTTTAATGAGGTCATCAAAAAGAGGGAGGTTTCCGCCCAGCACATTTGTAGCTATCTCAACCAACGGACCCGATATGAAGTTCGCTTGCAACTACTGCATTTTTTGTTCGGCATTGCACAATCCGATGGTCGTGTAAGCCAGGCGGAGTTGGACAAGCTGACCCAATTGGCGGGATTTCTCCGGATAGGAAGCTATGATTTCTCCAGCATAAAGGCGATGTTCTTTAAAGAGGCCGACCAGGCCTACAAAATTTTGGAAATTGAAAAGTCGGTCAGTGATGAGGAGGTAAAGAAAGCCTATCGGAAAATGGCAAAAAAATACCATCCCGATCGGGTAGTGACCCAGGATGAAGCCATAAAGAAAGGGGCCGAAGAGAAGTTCAAGCAGGTGCAAAAAGCATATGAAACCATTCAGAAAGAACGGGGAATGAACTGA